A DNA window from Streptomyces sp. CA-278952 contains the following coding sequences:
- a CDS encoding extracellular solute-binding protein, whose protein sequence is MKNRILAGAIALVSSVALGGCGFIPGSGSGDRTVTVWLMKDSVSPGFLDKFTRSYEEENPSIELDFKIQEWSGIGPKVLSALEGDAPDVIEVGNTQVAQYAESGGLRDLTLESMRDLGSEDWLPGLAQPGSINGVQYGIPWYAANRVVIYNKEIFEEAGIDSVPKTRDEWIAATEKLNGAGNQGIYLAGQNWYVLAGFIWDEGGELADENGGDWQGALDTPEALAGMEFYQELQALGDGPTDADEEKPPQTDVFAKGDVAQIISTPGSAALIEQKNPELKGKLGYFPIPGKSSKAPGSVFTGGSDLIVPKKADERTAGIAVVKALASEKWQTELARGMSYVPNKPSLAHVIEGDEGTAAMAEGATRGRATPNSPQWARVEAENPIKPYMTAVLEGGDPAREAKAASERITAMLAGSG, encoded by the coding sequence GTGAAAAACCGCATACTGGCCGGAGCCATCGCGCTTGTCTCGTCCGTCGCACTCGGTGGATGCGGCTTCATACCGGGTTCGGGCAGCGGTGACCGCACGGTGACGGTCTGGCTGATGAAGGACAGCGTCTCGCCCGGCTTCCTGGACAAGTTCACCCGCTCGTACGAGGAGGAGAACCCCTCGATCGAGCTGGACTTCAAGATCCAGGAGTGGAGCGGCATCGGACCCAAGGTTCTCTCCGCGCTGGAGGGCGACGCCCCGGACGTGATCGAGGTCGGCAACACGCAGGTCGCGCAGTACGCGGAGAGCGGCGGCCTGCGCGATCTGACCCTCGAGTCGATGCGCGATCTGGGCAGCGAGGACTGGCTGCCCGGCCTGGCCCAGCCCGGCAGCATCAACGGCGTGCAGTACGGCATCCCCTGGTACGCGGCCAACCGGGTGGTGATCTACAACAAGGAGATCTTCGAGGAGGCGGGCATCGACTCCGTCCCGAAGACGCGCGACGAGTGGATCGCCGCCACCGAGAAGCTCAACGGGGCGGGCAACCAGGGCATCTACCTGGCCGGTCAGAACTGGTACGTGCTCGCCGGCTTCATCTGGGACGAGGGCGGGGAACTCGCCGACGAGAACGGCGGCGACTGGCAGGGCGCCCTGGACACTCCGGAGGCCCTGGCGGGCATGGAGTTCTACCAGGAACTGCAGGCGCTCGGCGACGGACCCACGGACGCCGACGAGGAGAAGCCCCCGCAGACCGACGTCTTCGCCAAGGGTGACGTCGCGCAGATCATCTCGACTCCGGGCAGTGCCGCGCTCATCGAGCAGAAGAATCCCGAACTCAAGGGAAAGCTCGGCTACTTCCCCATTCCCGGCAAGTCCTCGAAAGCCCCCGGCTCGGTCTTCACCGGCGGCTCCGACCTCATCGTCCCGAAGAAGGCCGACGAACGCACCGCCGGCATCGCCGTCGTCAAGGCGCTGGCGAGCGAGAAGTGGCAGACGGAGCTCGCCCGGGGCATGAGCTACGTCCCCAACAAGCCGAGCCTCGCCCATGTCATCGAGGGCGACGAGGGCACCGCGGCGATGGCCGAAGGCGCCACCCGCGGCCGCGCCACCCCCAACTCGCCCCAGTGGGCCAGGGTCGAGGCGGAGAACCCGATCAAGCCCTACATGACGGCCGTACTCGAGGGCGGCGACCCGGCCCGCGAGGCCAAGGCCGCATCCGAGCGCATCACCGCCATGCTCGCCGGCAGCGGCTGA
- a CDS encoding dodecin yields the protein MANHTYRVTEIVGTSEEGIDEAIRNGVARAAETLHNLDWFEINQVRGHIEDGRIAHYQVGLKVGFRLDESA from the coding sequence ATGGCGAATCACACCTATCGGGTCACCGAGATCGTAGGAACCTCCGAGGAGGGCATCGACGAGGCGATCCGGAACGGCGTCGCAAGAGCGGCGGAAACGTTGCACAATCTCGATTGGTTCGAGATTAATCAAGTGCGGGGCCATATCGAAGATGGCCGAATCGCGCACTACCAGGTAGGCCTGAAGGTGGGCTTCCGGCTCGACGAAAGTGCCTGA
- a CDS encoding phosphatase domain-containing protein: MDNDARPLAVFDLDGTLADTAHRQHFLEGPQRDWAGFFAAAVDDPPLAEGVRMVLASAEECAIVYLTGRPERCRRDTVRWLSRQGLPEGTLFMRRNDDRRPARRTKLDVLRRLGRKGQVRMLVDDDELVCDAAQVAGFTVVRARWADPSAVLKDAQEREGRT, from the coding sequence GTGGACAACGACGCACGGCCGCTGGCCGTATTCGACCTGGACGGCACGCTCGCGGACACCGCCCACCGGCAGCACTTCCTGGAAGGCCCGCAGCGCGACTGGGCCGGCTTCTTCGCCGCGGCCGTGGACGACCCGCCGCTCGCGGAGGGCGTGCGGATGGTGCTCGCGAGCGCCGAGGAGTGCGCCATCGTCTATCTGACCGGACGGCCCGAGCGGTGCCGTCGTGACACCGTGCGCTGGCTGAGCCGTCAGGGGCTGCCCGAGGGCACGCTGTTCATGCGGCGCAACGACGACCGGCGCCCCGCACGCCGGACGAAGCTGGACGTCCTCCGGCGGCTGGGGCGGAAGGGGCAGGTGCGCATGCTCGTGGACGACGACGAGCTGGTCTGCGACGCGGCCCAGGTGGCCGGATTTACTGTGGTGCGGGCCCGCTGGGCAGACCCGTCGGCGGTGCTGAAGGATGCCCAGGAACGCGAGGGGCGTACCTGA
- a CDS encoding MsnO8 family LLM class oxidoreductase: MSSVIASTRFSVLDRSRTREGHDASRALRDTVDLAREAEALGFHRFWVSEHHGVPGVAGSAPTVLAAAVAAATSTIRVGTGGVMLPNHRPLVVAEQFGVLASLFPGRIDMGLGRSVGFTDGVRRALGHGKEDAEDFPGRLTELLGWIDGTQQVHPGVHARPAEGLRIPAYVLAIGEGASVAAAAGLPLVIGDLRGREKVLRAIEVYRRDFRPSARAERPEVIVAGTVAVAGTEEAARRLLVPEAWAMAYSRTRGDFPPLAPAERVEALAMTAKERRLYERGLDGHVHGTEDQVAGQLERAIEETGADEVLVTTSTYDREGLVDSLRRLSRIVRPRDRADGRAPLRSLDVR, encoded by the coding sequence GTGAGCTCTGTGATCGCCTCGACCCGCTTCTCCGTCCTGGACCGTTCCCGCACCCGTGAGGGGCACGACGCCTCACGGGCGCTGCGCGACACCGTCGACCTGGCCCGGGAGGCGGAGGCGCTCGGCTTCCACCGTTTCTGGGTCTCCGAGCACCACGGCGTGCCCGGGGTCGCGGGGTCCGCGCCGACGGTGCTGGCCGCCGCTGTCGCCGCCGCGACCTCCACCATCCGGGTCGGCACCGGCGGGGTGATGCTGCCCAACCACCGGCCGCTGGTCGTCGCCGAGCAGTTCGGGGTGCTCGCCTCCCTCTTTCCCGGTCGGATCGACATGGGGCTCGGCCGCTCCGTGGGGTTCACCGACGGCGTCCGCCGGGCGCTCGGCCACGGCAAGGAGGACGCCGAGGACTTCCCCGGGCGGCTCACCGAACTGCTCGGCTGGATCGACGGCACCCAGCAGGTGCACCCCGGGGTACACGCCCGTCCGGCGGAGGGCCTGCGCATCCCCGCTTACGTCCTGGCGATCGGGGAGGGCGCGTCGGTCGCCGCGGCCGCCGGGCTCCCCCTCGTCATCGGCGATCTGCGCGGCCGGGAGAAGGTGCTGCGCGCCATCGAGGTCTACCGCCGCGACTTCCGCCCCTCCGCCCGCGCCGAGCGGCCCGAGGTGATCGTCGCGGGCACGGTGGCCGTCGCCGGCACCGAGGAGGCGGCCCGCCGACTGCTCGTACCGGAGGCGTGGGCCATGGCGTACTCCCGTACGCGTGGAGACTTTCCGCCGCTGGCCCCGGCCGAGCGCGTCGAGGCCCTCGCCATGACGGCCAAGGAACGGAGGCTGTACGAGCGGGGGCTGGACGGCCATGTCCACGGCACCGAGGACCAGGTGGCAGGTCAGCTGGAGCGGGCGATCGAGGAAACCGGGGCGGACGAGGTGCTCGTCACGACCAGTACGTACGACCGGGAGGGTTTGGTGGACTCGCTGCGGCGGCTCTCCCGGATCGTCCGGCCCCGGGACCGGGCCGACGGGCGTGCTCCGCTGCGGAGCCTCGACGTCCGATAG
- a CDS encoding nuclear transport factor 2 family protein: protein MTHSPTTDSRAVLTAMYTAEARYLAAGGPGTASFDLLAPCFAPDVVLHQAAGLPYGGVWRGHLGMERFFRAMSDTWSEFELVEQVFLATGETSVVRTIVRAVSRATARELTFPILQTLTVRDGRITEVRPFYWDTEAVTRACTP, encoded by the coding sequence ATGACGCACTCTCCGACGACGGACTCCCGGGCGGTCCTCACCGCCATGTACACGGCCGAAGCACGCTATCTGGCGGCCGGCGGACCGGGCACGGCCTCCTTCGACCTCCTGGCGCCCTGCTTCGCACCCGATGTGGTCCTGCATCAGGCGGCGGGGCTCCCGTACGGCGGAGTCTGGCGCGGGCATCTCGGCATGGAGCGGTTCTTCCGGGCGATGAGCGACACCTGGTCCGAGTTCGAGCTGGTGGAACAGGTCTTTCTGGCCACCGGGGAGACCTCGGTGGTGCGCACGATCGTCCGCGCCGTGTCCCGGGCGACCGCGCGGGAGCTGACGTTCCCCATCCTGCAGACCCTCACCGTCCGGGACGGCCGGATCACCGAGGTGCGGCCGTTCTACTGGGACACCGAGGCCGTCACCCGCGCCTGCACACCGTGA
- the uvrA gene encoding excinuclease ABC subunit UvrA, with protein sequence MHSPHDPYVRVRGAREHNLKNVEVDIPRDTLTVFTGVSGSGKSSLAFGTIYAEAQRRYFESVAPYARRLIHQVGAPAVGEITGLPPAVSLEQRRSAPGARSSVGTVTTLSNSLRMLFSRAGDYPPGAERLDSDSFSPNTAVGACPECHGLGRVHRTDEELLVPDPSLSIREGAIAAWPGAWQGKNLRDVLDALGHDVDRPWRELPEKDREWILFTDEQPVVTVHPVRDAGRIQRPYQGTYMSARRYVLHTFADTKSRALRAKAERFLTSSPCPVCGGSRLRPEAMAVTFAGRTVAELAGLPLSALAEVLSGAGAGGEETARVLTGDLLARIGTVTELGLGYLSLDRTAPTLSSGELQRLRLATQLRSGLFGVVYVLDEPSAGLHPADTEALLGVLGRLKEAGNSVFVVEHQMDVVRRADWLVDVGPLAGEHGGRVLHSGPPEGLARVPESATRRFLFEEGPAPVRKPRAPAGWIRLTGVERHNVRGIDAAFPLGVFTAVTGVSGSGKSTLVGQVLAGVLADRQAGEEPGPGARYCAAATGLEAVDRLVQVDQKPIGRTPRSNLATYTGLFDAVRKLFAGTDAARERGYTAGRFSFNVSGGRCETCQGEGFVSVELLFLPSTYAPCPDCHGARYNPETLNVTLNGLTIAQVLELTVESAASFFAGTPAAERALTTLLDVGLGYLRLGQPATELSGGEAQRIKLAAELQRARRGHTLYLLDEPTTGLHPADVEVLMRQLHSLVDAGSTVVVVEHDMAVVAGADHVIDLGPEGGDRGGRIVASGTPAEVAGVAGSRTAPYLAKALRR encoded by the coding sequence ATGCACTCCCCCCACGATCCGTACGTCCGGGTGCGCGGCGCCCGCGAGCACAACCTCAAGAACGTCGAGGTCGACATCCCACGCGACACCCTGACCGTGTTCACGGGCGTGTCGGGGTCCGGGAAGTCCTCGCTCGCCTTCGGGACCATCTACGCGGAGGCCCAGCGCCGCTACTTCGAGTCCGTGGCCCCCTACGCCCGGCGGCTGATCCATCAGGTGGGCGCGCCCGCCGTCGGGGAGATCACCGGTCTGCCGCCCGCGGTCTCGCTGGAGCAGCGGCGCTCCGCCCCGGGGGCCCGGTCCTCCGTCGGGACGGTGACGACGCTCTCCAACTCGCTGCGCATGCTCTTCTCCCGTGCGGGCGACTATCCGCCGGGGGCCGAGCGGCTGGACTCCGACTCCTTCTCCCCCAACACCGCCGTCGGGGCGTGCCCGGAGTGCCACGGGCTGGGGCGCGTCCACCGGACGGACGAGGAGCTGCTCGTCCCGGATCCCTCGCTGTCGATCCGGGAGGGGGCGATCGCCGCGTGGCCCGGGGCGTGGCAGGGCAAGAACCTCCGCGATGTGCTGGACGCGCTGGGCCACGACGTCGACCGGCCGTGGCGCGAGCTGCCCGAGAAGGACCGGGAGTGGATCCTGTTCACCGACGAGCAGCCGGTGGTGACGGTGCATCCGGTACGGGACGCGGGCCGGATCCAACGCCCGTACCAGGGCACGTACATGAGTGCGCGGCGCTATGTGCTGCACACCTTCGCCGATACCAAGAGCCGGGCCCTGCGGGCGAAGGCGGAGCGCTTTCTGACGAGCTCCCCGTGCCCGGTGTGCGGCGGTAGCCGGCTGCGGCCGGAGGCGATGGCGGTGACCTTCGCGGGGCGGACCGTCGCTGAGCTGGCCGGGCTGCCGCTGTCCGCACTGGCCGAGGTGCTGTCCGGTGCGGGGGCGGGCGGCGAGGAGACGGCCCGGGTGCTGACCGGTGATCTGCTGGCGCGGATCGGGACGGTGACGGAGCTGGGGCTCGGTTATCTGAGCCTGGACCGGACGGCCCCGACGCTGTCCTCGGGGGAGCTGCAACGGCTGCGGCTGGCCACGCAGTTGCGGTCGGGGCTCTTCGGCGTCGTCTACGTCCTGGACGAGCCGTCGGCCGGGCTGCACCCGGCGGACACCGAGGCGCTGCTCGGGGTGCTGGGCCGGCTGAAGGAGGCCGGGAACTCGGTCTTCGTGGTGGAGCACCAGATGGACGTGGTGCGGCGGGCGGACTGGCTGGTGGACGTGGGTCCGCTGGCCGGCGAGCACGGCGGGCGGGTGCTGCACAGCGGGCCGCCCGAGGGGCTGGCCCGGGTGCCGGAGTCGGCGACGCGGCGGTTCCTGTTCGAGGAGGGGCCCGCGCCGGTACGGAAGCCGCGGGCGCCGGCCGGGTGGATCCGGCTCACCGGCGTGGAGCGGCACAATGTGCGGGGCATCGACGCGGCGTTCCCGCTCGGGGTGTTCACGGCGGTGACCGGGGTGTCCGGCTCGGGCAAGTCGACCCTGGTCGGCCAGGTGCTCGCCGGGGTGCTGGCGGACCGGCAGGCGGGTGAGGAGCCCGGGCCGGGTGCGCGGTACTGCGCGGCGGCCACCGGCCTGGAGGCGGTGGACCGGCTCGTCCAGGTCGACCAGAAGCCCATCGGCCGTACGCCCCGGTCCAATCTGGCCACGTACACCGGCCTGTTCGACGCCGTGCGGAAGCTCTTCGCGGGGACGGACGCGGCGCGGGAGCGGGGGTACACGGCGGGGCGGTTCTCGTTCAACGTGAGCGGCGGGCGGTGCGAGACCTGCCAGGGCGAGGGGTTCGTCTCGGTGGAGCTGCTGTTCCTGCCGAGCACCTACGCGCCCTGTCCGGACTGCCACGGCGCGCGGTACAACCCGGAGACCCTGAACGTCACCCTGAACGGCCTGACGATCGCTCAGGTCCTGGAGCTGACCGTGGAGTCGGCTGCGTCCTTCTTCGCCGGGACGCCGGCCGCCGAGCGCGCGCTGACCACCCTGCTGGACGTGGGCCTCGGCTATCTGCGGCTCGGGCAGCCCGCCACGGAGCTGTCCGGCGGCGAGGCGCAGCGCATCAAGCTGGCGGCGGAGCTCCAGCGCGCCCGGCGCGGGCACACGCTGTATCTGCTGGACGAGCCGACGACGGGGCTGCATCCGGCCGATGTGGAGGTGCTGATGCGGCAGTTGCACTCCCTGGTCGACGCCGGGAGCACGGTGGTGGTCGTGGAGCACGACATGGCCGTGGTGGCGGGCGCGGACCATGTCATCGACCTGGGCCCCGAGGGGGGTGACCGGGGCGGCCGGATCGTCGCGTCCGGCACCCCGGCGGAGGTGGCGGGCGTCGCGGGGAGCCGTACGGCGCCGTATCTGGCGAAGGCGCTGCGGCGCTGA
- a CDS encoding succinate dehydrogenase/fumarate reductase iron-sulfur subunit codes for MKLTLRVWRQRNAEEPGAMATYEVDGISADMSFLEMLDTLNEELTLAGDEPVAFDHDCREGICGACSLVINGDAHGPERTTTCQLHMRSFADGDTIDIEPWRASAFPVIKDLVVDRSSFDRIIQSGGYISAPTGTAPDAHATPVPKPDAELAFENAECIGCGACVAACPNGSAMLFTAAKVNHLNVLPQGAPERETRVLDMVAQMDDEGFGGCTLTGECATACPKGIPLPSIAAMNKEWLRATRKVRR; via the coding sequence ATGAAGCTCACCCTGCGCGTCTGGCGTCAGCGGAACGCCGAAGAGCCCGGCGCCATGGCCACCTACGAAGTCGACGGCATCTCCGCCGACATGTCGTTCCTGGAGATGCTCGACACCCTCAACGAGGAACTCACCCTCGCCGGGGACGAGCCCGTCGCCTTTGACCACGACTGCCGTGAGGGCATCTGCGGCGCGTGCAGCCTCGTCATCAACGGCGACGCCCACGGCCCGGAGCGCACCACCACCTGCCAGCTCCACATGCGGTCCTTCGCCGACGGCGACACGATCGACATCGAGCCCTGGCGGGCCTCCGCCTTCCCGGTCATCAAGGACCTGGTCGTGGACCGCTCCTCGTTCGACCGGATCATCCAGTCCGGCGGCTACATCTCCGCCCCCACCGGCACCGCCCCGGACGCCCACGCGACCCCGGTGCCCAAGCCGGACGCCGAGCTGGCCTTCGAGAACGCCGAGTGCATCGGCTGCGGCGCCTGCGTCGCGGCCTGCCCCAACGGCTCGGCCATGCTCTTCACGGCCGCCAAGGTCAATCATCTCAACGTCCTGCCGCAGGGCGCACCCGAGCGCGAGACCCGCGTCCTGGACATGGTGGCCCAGATGGACGACGAGGGCTTCGGCGGCTGCACCCTGACCGGCGAATGCGCCACGGCCTGCCCCAAGGGCATCCCGCTGCCCTCGATCGCCGCGATGAACAAGGAGTGGCTGCGGGCGACCCGCAAGGTCCGCCGCTGA
- a CDS encoding fumarate reductase/succinate dehydrogenase flavoprotein subunit: protein MPDYTQYATGEPVVDTKAPEGPVAERWDTRRFQAKLVNPANRRKHTVIVVGTGLAGGAAGATLAEQGYHVVQFCFQDSPRRAHSVAAQGGINAAKNYRNDGDSIHRLFYDTVKGGDFRARESNVHRLAQISVEIIDQCVAQGVPFAREYGGLLDNRSFGGVQVSRTFYARGQTGQQLLLGAYQALSRQIAAGGVELHARTEMLDLIVVDGKARGIVARDLVTGEIESYFADAVVLATGGYGNVFYLSTNAMNSNATAVWRAHRRGAYFANPCFTQIHPTCIPRTGDHQSKLTLMSESLRNDGRIWVPKAKGDDRPANQIPEDERDYYLERIYPAFGNLVPRDIASRAAKNVCDEGRGVGPGGQGVYLDFAEAIGRMGRKAVEAKYGNLFDMYQRITDEDPYTVPMRIYPAVHYTMGGLWVDYDLQTTIPGLFAIGEANFSDHGANRLGASALMQGLADGYFVLPSTINDYLARNPHTDTVDGAHPAVAEAVAETEDRINLLLSVDGDRTPDSFHREIGELMWEYCGMARTEDGLCKALARIPEIREEFWRRIKVPGTGEQFNQSLEKANRIVDYLELAELMCLDALHRAESCGGHFRAESQTPDGEAERRDEEFSYAAAWEFTATGGAPVLHKEDLVFEYVHPTQRSYA from the coding sequence ATGCCCGACTACACGCAGTACGCCACGGGCGAGCCCGTGGTCGACACGAAGGCCCCCGAGGGGCCCGTCGCCGAACGCTGGGACACCCGCCGCTTCCAAGCGAAACTTGTGAACCCCGCCAACCGGCGCAAACACACCGTCATCGTCGTCGGCACCGGTCTCGCCGGCGGAGCGGCCGGCGCCACACTCGCCGAACAGGGCTACCACGTCGTCCAGTTCTGCTTCCAGGACTCACCCCGGCGCGCCCACTCGGTGGCCGCCCAGGGCGGCATCAACGCCGCGAAGAACTACCGCAACGACGGCGACTCCATCCACCGGCTGTTCTACGACACCGTCAAGGGCGGCGACTTCCGCGCCCGGGAGTCCAACGTCCACCGGCTGGCGCAGATCTCGGTGGAGATCATCGACCAGTGCGTCGCCCAGGGCGTCCCCTTCGCCCGGGAGTACGGCGGCCTCCTCGACAACCGCTCCTTCGGCGGCGTCCAGGTCTCCCGTACGTTCTACGCCCGCGGCCAGACCGGACAGCAGCTCCTCCTCGGCGCGTACCAGGCGCTGTCCCGGCAGATCGCGGCGGGCGGCGTCGAACTCCACGCCCGCACCGAGATGCTGGACCTGATCGTGGTCGACGGAAAGGCGCGCGGCATCGTCGCCCGCGACCTGGTCACCGGGGAGATCGAGAGCTACTTCGCCGACGCGGTCGTCCTGGCCACCGGCGGCTACGGCAACGTCTTCTACCTGTCGACCAACGCCATGAACTCCAACGCCACCGCCGTCTGGCGGGCCCACCGGCGCGGTGCGTACTTCGCCAACCCCTGCTTCACCCAGATCCACCCCACCTGCATCCCGCGCACCGGCGACCACCAGTCCAAGCTCACGCTGATGAGCGAGTCGCTGCGCAACGACGGCCGCATCTGGGTCCCCAAGGCCAAGGGCGACGACCGCCCGGCCAACCAGATCCCCGAGGACGAGCGCGACTACTACCTGGAGCGGATCTACCCCGCCTTCGGGAACCTGGTGCCCCGCGACATCGCCTCCCGCGCCGCCAAGAACGTCTGCGACGAGGGGCGCGGCGTCGGCCCCGGCGGACAAGGGGTCTACCTGGACTTCGCCGAGGCCATCGGCCGGATGGGCCGCAAGGCCGTCGAGGCCAAGTACGGCAACCTCTTCGACATGTACCAGCGGATCACCGACGAGGACCCCTACACGGTCCCCATGCGGATCTACCCCGCCGTGCACTACACGATGGGCGGCCTCTGGGTCGACTACGACCTCCAGACCACCATCCCCGGCCTCTTCGCCATCGGCGAGGCGAACTTCTCCGACCACGGGGCCAACCGCCTCGGCGCCTCCGCCCTGATGCAGGGCCTCGCCGACGGCTACTTCGTCCTGCCCTCCACGATCAACGACTACCTCGCCCGCAATCCGCACACCGACACCGTGGACGGGGCGCACCCCGCCGTGGCGGAGGCCGTGGCGGAGACCGAGGACCGGATCAACCTGCTGCTCTCCGTCGACGGCGACCGCACCCCCGACTCCTTCCACCGCGAGATCGGTGAACTCATGTGGGAGTACTGCGGGATGGCCCGCACCGAGGACGGTCTGTGCAAGGCGCTCGCGAGGATCCCGGAAATCCGCGAGGAGTTCTGGCGCCGCATCAAGGTCCCCGGCACCGGCGAACAGTTCAACCAGTCGCTGGAGAAGGCGAACCGCATCGTCGACTACCTGGAGCTCGCCGAGCTCATGTGCCTCGACGCCCTGCACCGCGCCGAGTCCTGCGGCGGCCACTTCCGCGCGGAGTCCCAGACCCCGGACGGCGAGGCCGAGCGGCGCGACGAGGAGTTCTCCTACGCCGCCGCCTGGGAGTTCACCGCCACCGGCGGTGCCCCTGTCCTGCACAAGGAAGACCTCGTCTTCGAGTACGTCCACCCCACCCAGCGGAGCTACGCATGA
- a CDS encoding succinate dehydrogenase has product MALATRTDRRPSMTRTLWDSTVGKKTIMAVTGLVMLGYLVAHMAGNLKIFFGPGEFDGYAHWLRTMGEPVLHYEWALWLVRVGLVAAVVLHGVSAYQLSRRDIRARPAKYVHKRPRASYATRTMRWGGIILALFIVWHILDLTTGTVHTSFEAGHPYQNVIDTFSTWYGNVIYIVAVLAMGLHVQHGFWSAAQTLGVGNATRDRILKTLANLLAAVLTVGFISVPVAVMTGVVS; this is encoded by the coding sequence ATGGCATTGGCAACGCGGACGGACCGACGGCCGTCGATGACGCGTACGCTCTGGGACTCGACCGTCGGCAAGAAGACGATCATGGCCGTGACCGGTCTGGTCATGCTCGGATACCTCGTCGCCCACATGGCGGGCAACCTGAAGATCTTCTTCGGACCCGGCGAGTTCGACGGGTACGCCCACTGGCTGCGCACCATGGGCGAACCGGTACTGCACTACGAGTGGGCGCTGTGGCTCGTCCGGGTGGGGCTGGTCGCGGCCGTCGTGCTGCACGGCGTCTCCGCGTACCAGCTGAGCCGGCGCGACATCAGGGCGCGCCCGGCCAAGTACGTCCACAAGAGGCCCCGGGCGAGCTACGCCACCCGGACCATGCGCTGGGGCGGGATCATCCTGGCGCTCTTCATCGTCTGGCACATCCTCGACCTGACGACCGGCACCGTGCACACCAGTTTCGAGGCCGGGCACCCCTACCAGAACGTCATCGACACCTTCTCGACCTGGTACGGCAACGTCATCTACATCGTCGCCGTGCTCGCCATGGGCCTGCACGTCCAGCACGGCTTCTGGAGCGCCGCGCAGACCCTGGGCGTCGGCAACGCGACCCGCGACCGCATCCTGAAGACCCTCGCCAACCTCCTCGCAGCGGTGCTGACGGTGGGCTTCATCTCCGTACCCGTCGCCGTCATGACCGGAGTGGTGAGCTGA
- a CDS encoding LysR family transcriptional regulator: MHFQQLTYFVAVAEARHFTRAAEAVHVSQPSLSQQIRALETELGADLFSRARGNIALTDAGEALLPLARRILADAETARQEVQELVSLRSGRVRLGATPSLCTGLLPDMLRAFHDRHPGVRLLLEEGGSHDLVRQLARGALDLALVVLPMPAASPALTTVELLHEDLVVVSSAAEPPPGRGGRIRIADLEGAPLVMFRHGYNLRELTVAACRAEGFEPTFTVEGGEMDAVLGFVRAGLGIAVVPSMAAARAGSDLRRTPLAGAGLRRTIALAHRSDVAPPRAARELQRMLLEHRPSSG; encoded by the coding sequence GTGCACTTCCAACAGCTCACCTACTTCGTGGCCGTCGCCGAGGCCCGGCACTTCACCCGGGCCGCCGAGGCGGTGCATGTGTCGCAGCCCTCGCTCTCCCAGCAGATCCGGGCGCTGGAGACGGAGTTGGGCGCTGACCTGTTCAGCCGGGCCCGGGGCAATATCGCTCTCACCGACGCGGGCGAGGCACTGTTGCCGCTCGCCCGGCGGATCCTCGCCGACGCGGAGACGGCCCGGCAGGAGGTCCAGGAGCTGGTCTCGCTGCGCAGCGGCCGGGTGCGGCTGGGGGCGACGCCGAGCCTGTGCACCGGGCTGCTCCCGGACATGCTGCGCGCCTTCCACGACCGGCATCCGGGGGTACGGCTGCTGCTGGAGGAGGGTGGCTCGCACGACCTGGTGCGTCAGCTGGCGCGGGGAGCGCTCGACCTGGCGCTGGTGGTGCTGCCCATGCCGGCCGCCTCCCCCGCGCTGACCACGGTGGAACTGCTGCACGAGGACCTGGTGGTGGTGTCCTCGGCGGCGGAGCCGCCCCCGGGGCGGGGCGGCCGGATCCGGATCGCGGATCTGGAGGGGGCGCCGCTGGTGATGTTCCGGCACGGGTACAACCTGCGGGAGCTGACCGTGGCCGCGTGCCGCGCGGAGGGCTTCGAGCCCACGTTCACCGTCGAGGGCGGCGAGATGGACGCGGTGCTCGGTTTCGTACGGGCGGGGCTCGGCATCGCCGTGGTGCCGAGCATGGCCGCCGCCCGGGCGGGCAGTGACCTGCGGAGGACTCCGCTGGCCGGCGCCGGGCTGCGGCGCACGATCGCGCTGGCGCACCGCAGCGACGTGGCTCCGCCCCGGGCCGCGCGCGAGCTCCAGCGGATGCTGCTGGAGCACCGGCCCTCCTCCGGCTGA